A genome region from Christensenella minuta includes the following:
- a CDS encoding AMP-binding protein, which produces MLEKFLDRTEFTGYDDFKQNYKLNIPDHFNFSYDIVDEWAKQDENKPALVWCDDDGNEKRFSFGDIKRMSDKAANMLKSMGVRRGEPVMLMLKQRPEVWFMMVGLHKLGAICIPATFQLTPKDIIYRCNAADVKMICAVDDDEMLRHIEASLPECKTVENVGVVGENVPAWGFDLRAALGEASENWTREYFNETGDPMLIYFSSGTTGMPKMILHDFTYPLGHIVTAKYWQKVEDGGLHLTVSDSGWAKFGWGKIYGQWICGAVIVAYDTEKFNPQKLLETIDRLKLTTFCAPPTIYRFLIKEDMSHCDFSTIKHAGIAGEPLNPEVYNRFLETTGLAVTEGFGQSETSVLIANFGWDPIKPGSTGKPSPLYDVDIVDEDGNSCEDGVVGSIVVKNTDKKHPAGLFKKYYRDEEATNRCWKNGVYNTGDTAWRDAEGYFWFVGRNDDVIKCSGYRIGPFEVESALLTHPCVLECAVTAVPDPVRGQVVKATVVLARGFEASDTLKKELQTHVKNVTAPYKYPRVVEFVDELPKTVSGKIRRVQIRNEDADK; this is translated from the coding sequence ATGTTAGAAAAGTTTTTGGACAGGACGGAATTTACGGGCTACGATGATTTCAAGCAGAATTATAAGCTGAACATCCCGGATCATTTCAATTTTAGTTACGATATCGTAGACGAATGGGCAAAACAGGACGAAAACAAGCCCGCGCTCGTGTGGTGTGACGACGACGGCAATGAAAAACGCTTTTCGTTCGGCGACATAAAACGGATGAGTGACAAAGCCGCCAACATGTTGAAAAGCATGGGGGTCAGGCGGGGCGAACCGGTGATGCTGATGCTCAAGCAGCGGCCGGAGGTGTGGTTTATGATGGTGGGGCTGCATAAGCTCGGCGCCATCTGTATTCCCGCGACATTCCAGCTGACGCCCAAGGATATTATTTACCGCTGCAACGCGGCGGATGTGAAAATGATCTGCGCGGTGGACGATGATGAGATGCTGCGGCACATCGAGGCGTCGCTTCCCGAATGCAAAACGGTCGAAAACGTCGGCGTGGTGGGGGAGAATGTTCCCGCCTGGGGGTTTGACCTGCGCGCGGCTCTTGGAGAAGCAAGCGAAAACTGGACACGCGAATATTTCAATGAGACAGGCGATCCCATGCTGATCTATTTCTCTTCGGGTACGACGGGAATGCCGAAGATGATTCTGCACGATTTTACCTATCCGCTCGGGCATATCGTGACGGCAAAATACTGGCAGAAGGTGGAAGACGGCGGCCTGCATCTCACGGTGTCCGATTCCGGCTGGGCAAAATTCGGCTGGGGCAAGATCTATGGCCAGTGGATCTGCGGGGCGGTGATCGTCGCCTACGATACGGAAAAATTCAATCCGCAGAAGCTGCTCGAGACGATTGACCGCCTGAAACTGACGACTTTCTGCGCGCCGCCCACCATCTACCGTTTTCTGATAAAGGAAGATATGAGCCACTGCGACTTTTCCACGATCAAGCATGCGGGGATCGCGGGCGAACCGCTCAATCCCGAGGTGTATAACCGCTTCCTGGAGACGACCGGCCTTGCGGTTACGGAAGGCTTTGGCCAGTCGGAAACCAGCGTGCTGATCGCTAACTTCGGCTGGGACCCGATCAAGCCCGGTTCCACGGGCAAACCGTCCCCGCTTTACGACGTCGACATTGTGGACGAAGACGGAAATTCGTGCGAAGACGGCGTGGTCGGCTCCATTGTCGTCAAAAATACGGACAAAAAACACCCGGCTGGGCTGTTCAAGAAATATTACCGGGATGAAGAAGCGACGAACCGTTGCTGGAAAAACGGTGTGTATAATACGGGCGATACGGCATGGCGGGATGCGGAGGGCTATTTCTGGTTTGTGGGCAGGAACGACGACGTGATTAAATGTTCGGGCTACCGTATCGGGCCGTTCGAGGTGGAAAGCGCGCTCCTCACGCATCCCTGCGTGCTGGAATGCGCGGTTACAGCGGTGCCCGATCCGGTCCGCGGCCAGGTGGTAAAGGCGACGGTGGTGCTCGCGCGGGGGTTTGAGGCTTCGGACACGCTCAAAAAAGAGCTTCAGACGCATGTGAAAAATGTCACCGCGCCTTATAAATACCCCCGCGTGGTGGAATTTGTAGACGAGCTTCCCAAGACAGTCAGCGGAAAAATCCGCCGGGTACAGATACGTAACGAGGACGCGGATAAGTAG
- the thpR gene encoding RNA 2',3'-cyclic phosphodiesterase gives MQKTGRLFIAAELPANLTGELAAAAKRLREKIGARWPRRENYHVTLAFLGETELARAAQVGHIISRAADGVGPVRVSLSELGFFGKQNDAVLWCGLSGTQPLEDLAGKIRAGLAKAGLPFDGKPLRPHITLARRAGVSAAALKAFSPAREEGTVDKITLFLSTRKNGCLVYRPLFAYHLGG, from the coding sequence ATGCAAAAAACAGGCCGGCTTTTTATCGCGGCAGAGCTGCCCGCGAATTTGACAGGAGAACTTGCGGCGGCGGCAAAGAGGCTGCGGGAGAAGATCGGCGCGCGCTGGCCGCGCAGGGAAAACTATCATGTAACGCTCGCGTTCCTCGGGGAAACGGAGCTTGCGCGCGCTGCGCAGGTCGGCCACATCATTTCCCGCGCCGCAGACGGCGTGGGGCCGGTCCGCGTTTCCCTTTCGGAGCTTGGCTTTTTCGGAAAGCAAAACGATGCGGTCCTGTGGTGCGGCCTTTCGGGGACGCAGCCGCTCGAGGATTTGGCGGGAAAGATCCGCGCGGGCCTTGCAAAAGCCGGACTCCCTTTCGATGGGAAACCGCTGCGCCCGCATATCACCCTCGCCCGCAGAGCCGGGGTCTCCGCCGCTGCACTCAAGGCGTTTTCTCCCGCGCGGGAAGAAGGAACGGTCGATAAAATTACGCTCTTCCTCAGCACGCGGAAGAACGGGTGCCTTGTATACCGGCCTTTATTTGCATATCATCTCGGCGGATAA
- a CDS encoding ABC transporter ATP-binding protein, which produces MKSFVSYYKPYRGLFYFDMFCALVVSVVDLAFPQILNFLTDGLYTQDADVILRSLWIVAVSLVAMYVVRYGCQYFITTWGHVMGARMESDMRQDLFDQMQRLSFSYYDKNNTGDMMSRLVSDLFDISELAHHGPENIFISALKIIGSFVLLMTINVPMTLILLAVTIVMILFSLSKNKKMRAVFMDNRRKISNVNKQVQDSLAGIRVVKSFANEDIERRKFEHSNLEFLDSKQSSYKIMGTFQAGNNFFTGLLYTAVLVSGGFFIAGGALRVTDLAIYALYIGIFVAPIDVLINFTEQFQKGFAGFKRFLEIVRTEPEVRDKPGAQPLKNVVGNIKYSGVSFAYDEGTHVFRNIDVEIGAGRTIALVGPSGGGKTTFCSLLPRFYDVTAGSVSIDGQDVRDVTLKSLRSAIGIVQQDVYMFGGTIRDNIAYGKPGATDDEVVRAAKDANIHDFIMSLEDGYGTSVGERGVRLSGGQKQRIAIARVFLKNPRILILDEATSALDNESERHIQLSLEKLSQDRTTIVIAHRLSTIRNADEIIVMSADGIRERGTHEELLEKKGLYASYYNMQFEGLED; this is translated from the coding sequence ATGAAAAGCTTTGTCAGTTATTATAAACCATACCGCGGTCTTTTTTATTTTGATATGTTTTGTGCGCTCGTGGTGTCCGTGGTAGACCTCGCGTTCCCGCAGATCCTCAATTTCCTGACGGACGGCCTGTATACCCAGGATGCGGACGTGATTTTAAGGTCCCTGTGGATCGTTGCCGTTTCGCTGGTCGCGATGTATGTGGTCCGCTACGGCTGCCAATATTTCATCACTACCTGGGGGCATGTGATGGGCGCGCGTATGGAAAGCGATATGAGGCAGGACCTTTTCGACCAGATGCAGCGTCTTTCCTTTTCCTACTATGATAAAAACAATACGGGCGATATGATGTCGCGCCTTGTGTCAGACCTGTTCGACATTTCAGAGCTTGCGCACCACGGCCCGGAAAATATCTTTATTTCCGCACTGAAGATCATAGGATCGTTTGTACTGCTGATGACGATCAACGTGCCCATGACGCTGATCCTGCTTGCGGTCACCATCGTGATGATCCTGTTCAGCCTGAGCAAAAACAAGAAGATGCGCGCCGTCTTTATGGATAACCGCAGGAAAATATCGAATGTCAACAAGCAGGTGCAGGACAGCCTCGCGGGCATCCGCGTGGTCAAATCCTTTGCCAATGAAGATATCGAGCGCAGGAAATTCGAGCACAGCAACCTCGAGTTCCTCGATTCCAAACAAAGCAGCTATAAGATCATGGGAACGTTCCAGGCGGGGAACAACTTTTTTACCGGGCTTTTGTATACGGCGGTGCTCGTCTCGGGCGGTTTTTTCATCGCAGGCGGCGCCCTGCGTGTGACTGATCTTGCGATCTATGCCCTCTATATCGGAATTTTCGTTGCGCCGATCGATGTGCTGATCAATTTCACGGAGCAATTCCAGAAGGGCTTCGCGGGCTTTAAGCGCTTCCTCGAAATCGTGCGCACCGAACCTGAGGTGAGGGATAAGCCCGGTGCGCAGCCCTTAAAGAACGTCGTGGGCAACATCAAATACAGCGGCGTATCCTTTGCGTACGACGAGGGGACCCACGTCTTCAGAAATATCGACGTAGAGATCGGGGCCGGGAGAACCATAGCGCTCGTGGGGCCGTCGGGCGGCGGCAAAACCACCTTTTGTTCCCTGCTTCCCCGGTTTTACGATGTCACGGCAGGCTCCGTTTCCATCGACGGACAGGACGTGCGGGATGTGACCTTAAAATCCTTGCGGAGCGCCATCGGCATCGTGCAGCAGGATGTGTATATGTTCGGCGGCACCATCCGGGACAATATTGCCTATGGCAAGCCGGGCGCAACGGACGATGAGGTTGTGCGTGCGGCAAAAGACGCCAACATCCATGATTTTATCATGAGCCTTGAGGACGGTTACGGCACCAGTGTGGGCGAACGCGGCGTGCGTCTCTCAGGCGGGCAGAAACAGCGTATCGCCATTGCGCGCGTCTTTTTGAAAAACCCGCGGATACTGATTCTCGACGAGGCGACGTCTGCGCTCGATAATGAGAGCGAACGGCATATCCAGCTTTCTCTGGAGAAGCTGTCGCAGGACAGGACTACAATCGTAATCGCGCATCGGCTTTCGACGATCCGGAATGCGGATGAAATTATTGTGATGAGCGCGGACGGCATTCGGGAGCGCGGCACGCACGAAGAGCTGCTGGAGAAGAAAGGACTGTACGCAAGCTATTACAATATGCAGTTCGAGGGGCTGGAGGACTGA
- a CDS encoding (deoxy)nucleoside triphosphate pyrophosphohydrolase has product MVKVVAAVIEQDGRILICRRRNKDGSAGKWEFPGGKQELGETEQECLVRELREELCLVVRPGEKIETVRHDYGGFSVEVAFYRAEALCGEMKLMVHADAVWTQKKELCSYDFLEADIGFVRWLAESK; this is encoded by the coding sequence ATGGTAAAGGTAGTCGCGGCGGTGATCGAGCAGGACGGCAGGATCCTTATCTGCCGGCGTAGAAATAAGGACGGCAGCGCGGGAAAATGGGAATTTCCCGGCGGCAAGCAAGAGCTGGGAGAAACGGAGCAGGAATGCCTCGTGCGGGAGCTGAGGGAGGAACTGTGCCTTGTGGTGCGGCCGGGGGAAAAAATAGAGACCGTCCGCCACGATTACGGCGGTTTCTCGGTCGAAGTCGCGTTTTACCGGGCGGAGGCGCTTTGCGGGGAAATGAAGCTGATGGTTCATGCGGACGCCGTGTGGACGCAAAAAAAGGAGCTTTGCAGCTATGATTTTCTGGAAGCGGATATCGGATTTGTAAGATGGTTAGCGGAGAGTAAATGA
- a CDS encoding MalY/PatB family protein, translating to MKYDFETCTDKRNSGSVKWRDMLEKQPDVPEGVVPLSVADMEFKTAPEITAGLKEYIETQALGYTEATDTYYDAVAGWMKDRHGWDVKREWIVTTPGIVLALGLAVRAFTQPGEGVIIMTPVYYPFYMVVEKQGRKLAENELKNRAGRYEIDFDGLEKKAEDPNNRMLLLCSPHNPVGRVWTREELARVSEICARNGVLVVADEIHHDLIMPGYSHTVFTQAGDPENVIVCTAPSKTFNLAGMQVSNIIIPNEGLRRRFRNYKAESGLRELGALSYRACELAYTRCAGWLNGLLAVLDENRRLTERFAAQELGRAHVTQLEGTYLQWIDLRAYGLTGKELERKMLGAHLFLDEGYIFGKTGAGFERINIACPSRVLEEALSRMKDALEK from the coding sequence ATGAAATATGATTTTGAAACATGTACTGACAAACGAAACAGCGGCTCCGTAAAATGGCGGGACATGCTGGAAAAACAGCCGGACGTACCGGAGGGCGTCGTGCCGCTTTCGGTTGCGGATATGGAATTTAAAACAGCCCCGGAGATCACAGCCGGCCTTAAGGAATACATTGAAACGCAGGCGCTCGGGTATACCGAGGCGACGGATACCTATTACGATGCGGTGGCCGGATGGATGAAGGACCGCCACGGCTGGGACGTAAAGCGGGAATGGATCGTGACGACCCCGGGTATCGTGCTTGCGCTCGGCCTTGCCGTGCGCGCGTTTACACAGCCGGGCGAAGGCGTCATCATCATGACGCCCGTCTATTATCCTTTCTATATGGTGGTGGAAAAGCAGGGCAGGAAACTTGCGGAAAATGAACTTAAAAACCGTGCGGGCCGCTATGAAATCGACTTTGACGGCCTCGAGAAAAAAGCGGAAGACCCGAACAATAGAATGCTCCTGCTGTGCAGCCCGCATAACCCGGTCGGCCGCGTGTGGACCCGGGAAGAGCTTGCCCGCGTAAGCGAGATTTGCGCGCGGAACGGCGTGCTTGTGGTTGCCGACGAGATTCATCACGACCTTATTATGCCCGGTTATTCCCATACCGTGTTCACTCAGGCGGGAGATCCGGAAAATGTCATTGTATGCACCGCGCCCAGCAAAACATTCAATCTAGCGGGTATGCAGGTATCGAATATCATCATCCCAAACGAAGGACTGCGCAGGCGGTTCCGCAACTATAAAGCCGAGAGCGGCCTCAGGGAACTGGGAGCGCTTTCCTACCGCGCGTGCGAACTGGCGTATACGCGCTGCGCGGGGTGGCTTAACGGGCTGCTTGCCGTGCTGGATGAAAACCGCAGGCTTACGGAGCGGTTCGCGGCACAGGAGCTAGGAAGGGCGCACGTCACGCAGCTTGAAGGGACATACCTGCAATGGATCGACCTGCGGGCTTACGGGCTTACGGGAAAGGAACTGGAACGGAAGATGCTCGGCGCGCACCTCTTTCTCGACGAAGGGTATATTTTTGGAAAAACGGGCGCGGGCTTCGAGCGCATCAACATCGCCTGTCCTTCCCGGGTGCTTGAAGAGGCGCTTTCCCGGATGAAAGACGCACTCGAAAAATAA
- a CDS encoding Asp23/Gls24 family envelope stress response protein: MREDITVAKRESYGTVAFASEVIATLAGLAAVDVPGVAGMSGGFVDGLVELLGRRNLSKGIKVELGQKEVAVDAAIIVEYGKSIPEIAGMIQSGVKRAIESMTGLKVTQVNVRIQGLKLEAQAQPAGEPELARVN; encoded by the coding sequence ATGAGAGAGGATATTACGGTGGCAAAACGGGAAAGCTATGGGACGGTTGCGTTTGCAAGCGAGGTGATCGCCACCCTTGCCGGACTCGCGGCGGTGGACGTTCCGGGGGTCGCGGGAATGAGCGGAGGCTTTGTGGACGGGCTTGTGGAACTTTTAGGGCGCAGGAACCTTTCCAAAGGCATTAAGGTAGAGCTTGGGCAGAAGGAGGTTGCCGTCGATGCGGCGATCATTGTGGAATATGGGAAATCGATTCCCGAGATTGCCGGAATGATCCAATCAGGCGTAAAACGGGCGATTGAAAGCATGACGGGACTTAAGGTAACGCAGGTGAACGTCCGCATACAGGGCCTGAAACTTGAGGCGCAGGCGCAGCCGGCCGGAGAACCGGAGCTAGCAAGGGTAAACTAG
- a CDS encoding DUF3793 family protein, with translation MDEMEMTVAYHCAPALAGIKPSNLVSFCSKKHSDLDARIAAWNTQLNPSGIYFEKICKCRKRVLVLVYRRKNMEALLAEKDVAAELGKAGYPAGEGLEAVIGHLKTRLSANGGFPHEVGLFLGYPLEDVHGFVRSGGRNYKLNGYWKVYSDEQKARELFRRYTKCRKAVCARMGMGMSIARLFAAA, from the coding sequence ATGGACGAAATGGAAATGACGGTCGCCTATCATTGCGCGCCCGCGCTCGCGGGGATCAAGCCCTCTAATTTGGTTTCCTTTTGCAGCAAAAAGCATTCCGATCTCGACGCGCGTATCGCCGCATGGAATACGCAGCTGAATCCGAGCGGTATCTATTTTGAAAAAATATGCAAGTGCAGAAAAAGGGTGCTTGTCCTCGTTTACCGCAGGAAAAATATGGAAGCCCTGCTTGCGGAGAAAGATGTTGCCGCAGAACTTGGAAAAGCGGGATATCCTGCCGGGGAAGGGCTCGAAGCGGTCATTGGTCACCTTAAAACAAGGCTTTCAGCAAACGGCGGTTTCCCGCATGAGGTGGGGCTGTTCCTGGGATATCCGCTTGAAGATGTGCACGGCTTTGTCAGGAGCGGGGGCCGGAACTATAAGCTGAACGGTTATTGGAAAGTATATTCCGACGAGCAGAAGGCAAGGGAGCTGTTCCGGCGGTATACGAAATGCAGGAAAGCGGTGTGCGCCCGAATGGGGATGGGAATGTCGATCGCGCGGCTGTTCGCTGCTGCGTAA
- a CDS encoding flavodoxin, translated as MGKKAVVYWSLTGNTEQMANAVFEGAKEAGADVELLKFSDTSVDDVLGFDAVALGCPAMGNEVLEEGEVEPFFTEMEGKMAGKKIALFGSYDWGGGEWMREWEKRVSAGGATLLSGEGLIVNNEPDEFAVGECKKLGQALANA; from the coding sequence ATGGGTAAAAAAGCAGTGGTTTATTGGAGCCTTACAGGCAACACGGAGCAAATGGCAAATGCGGTCTTCGAGGGCGCTAAGGAGGCGGGAGCAGATGTGGAGCTGCTGAAATTCTCGGATACCAGCGTAGACGATGTGCTCGGGTTTGACGCCGTTGCGCTCGGTTGCCCGGCTATGGGCAATGAAGTGCTCGAAGAGGGCGAGGTAGAGCCGTTTTTCACCGAAATGGAAGGGAAAATGGCAGGCAAGAAAATCGCGCTGTTTGGCTCGTACGATTGGGGCGGCGGCGAATGGATGCGCGAATGGGAAAAGCGTGTTTCCGCCGGAGGCGCGACGCTCCTTTCCGGTGAAGGGCTGATCGTAAACAATGAACCCGACGAATTCGCCGTCGGCGAATGCAAAAAACTCGGTCAGGCGCTGGCAAACGCCTGA
- a CDS encoding DUF6034 family protein → MKKTITLGLSLLLCAGLCAGCGIAEAQAGFPTEAAGVQEPAALQAIAPSTPALPPLAEQLDAPTEYSGGFTAADGKLECAFDAWVEVPKTAALPALEIEASPFTQEQVDGMLAYLFGDTPLYDEPTQLTKEEVEWCIRSAERQLEEINKGEAAFSGSAEEAEQYLSKMRGQLETAPETVEPPLSNGKLRTIKPRSIGYEAESYEGLAVRTDPADPASAYFSVNNGNDLIRISKGYSTFEAADGVSEAASIVTDNYRSGADLAFSDNSHLQEFYDLLPDGDYSSFFTKTPIPVKEGQPQQDHADGISLTPGQALFKAQEFFAAAGTDMSLYNMSLVTVNPDNMPAEAFAAADGYTAYSMVFVRRTNEANSLYIYGEASDPSPEDPDFGKKDAHSWTYETCNVTVDDTGITGIEWHSPLSIVRELPQEQALLPFSEIMNTFETLLVQANKRVTDQPEVTRLYFHVNHIALGYFRVSEQDSITRGTLIPAWGFYGYGERRYTDGFDPTTFPDGASPYLLLNAVTGEVIREGDLTAG, encoded by the coding sequence ATGAAAAAAACAATTACGCTTGGACTATCTTTGCTGCTTTGCGCGGGCCTTTGCGCGGGCTGCGGCATTGCAGAGGCGCAGGCAGGCTTCCCTACGGAAGCAGCTGGAGTACAGGAACCGGCCGCGCTGCAAGCCATTGCGCCGTCCACCCCCGCACTGCCGCCCCTTGCGGAACAGTTGGACGCGCCCACAGAATACAGCGGCGGGTTTACGGCGGCGGATGGCAAGTTGGAGTGCGCGTTTGACGCATGGGTAGAGGTGCCAAAGACGGCCGCGCTGCCGGCGCTCGAGATCGAGGCATCCCCATTTACGCAGGAACAGGTGGACGGTATGCTCGCCTACCTGTTCGGCGATACGCCCCTCTACGACGAACCGACACAGCTTACGAAGGAAGAGGTCGAATGGTGTATTCGCAGCGCCGAACGCCAGCTGGAAGAAATCAACAAGGGGGAAGCTGCCTTTTCCGGGAGCGCCGAAGAAGCGGAGCAATACTTAAGCAAGATGCGCGGACAGCTTGAGACAGCTCCCGAAACAGTGGAACCGCCGCTTTCAAACGGTAAACTGCGGACGATAAAGCCTCGTTCCATCGGTTATGAGGCGGAAAGTTATGAAGGCCTGGCGGTACGAACCGATCCCGCGGACCCGGCCTCCGCTTATTTTTCCGTAAACAACGGGAATGACCTGATCCGCATAAGCAAAGGCTACAGCACCTTTGAGGCCGCAGACGGCGTTTCGGAAGCGGCGTCGATCGTGACGGACAACTACAGGTCCGGCGCGGACCTGGCATTTTCAGACAACAGTCATTTGCAGGAATTCTATGATCTCCTTCCGGACGGCGATTACAGCTCGTTTTTCACCAAGACGCCCATACCCGTCAAAGAAGGCCAGCCTCAGCAGGACCACGCGGACGGTATTTCCCTGACTCCGGGGCAGGCGCTCTTTAAGGCGCAGGAATTCTTTGCGGCCGCGGGAACGGATATGTCGCTGTACAATATGTCGCTTGTGACTGTGAATCCGGATAACATGCCCGCGGAAGCGTTTGCGGCCGCGGACGGCTATACCGCATACAGCATGGTTTTCGTACGCCGTACAAACGAGGCGAACAGCCTGTATATTTACGGCGAAGCATCGGATCCATCTCCCGAAGACCCCGATTTTGGAAAAAAGGATGCGCACAGCTGGACCTATGAGACGTGCAATGTTACGGTTGACGATACGGGCATTACGGGCATCGAATGGCATTCTCCCCTTTCCATTGTGCGGGAGCTGCCGCAGGAGCAGGCGCTCCTTCCCTTTTCGGAAATCATGAATACATTTGAAACGCTGCTCGTACAGGCGAACAAACGGGTTACCGACCAGCCGGAGGTTACAAGACTGTACTTCCACGTGAACCACATTGCGCTCGGGTATTTCCGTGTATCGGAGCAGGATTCGATCACCAGGGGCACGCTGATTCCGGCATGGGGCTTTTACGGCTATGGAGAGCGGCGATATACGGACGGATTCGATCCGACCACATTCCCCGACGGCGCTTCCCCATATCTCCTGCTGAACGCGGTGACGGGCGAGGTAATCCGTGAGGGAGACCTCACCGCCGGATAA
- a CDS encoding HAMP domain-containing sensor histidine kinase produces the protein MKLRTRITLISLAVILAAILVSGCLLVLLSAQNSIQQAEESALSQSRYMSISFKNAVNESAFFSAAGNARSSLIQYLFREYARRTAGDADFILMHGSETVCNTSGYQPDILMSYGEIRTLGASYDAVEYTTVKAGNEILFLTRQAFSFAREPYTVYMVSNITQVYRGLQTFVPGAVLIGGLTAAVCVPLLVFLLKRALFPLEMLKQQAAQIAGGVYSERACPRGSDEIAALAQSFNAMAGAVERNINSLELKAQQQEMLLAAVAHEIKTPMTSVIGYADTLQRTRLTEVQQQNAISRIHTECRYMERLIQKLAKLIATDHAALSLREESTAVLLDEVRKTVVSGQGLQETEISVYSDGGLLAMDRDLMTDLLLNLIDNSRKAGSSHISIVAQKNDIFVRDDGCGIPEEKLAHVAQPFYKGDPSASRKKGGLGLGLALCQKIARLHGALLAIDSSPGTGTTVHIIFTN, from the coding sequence ATGAAGCTTCGTACGAGGATTACGCTGATTTCCCTCGCCGTTATTTTAGCGGCGATTCTTGTAAGCGGCTGCCTGCTGGTTTTGCTGTCCGCCCAGAACAGCATACAGCAGGCAGAGGAGTCCGCGCTTTCCCAAAGCCGCTATATGAGCATTTCTTTCAAAAATGCCGTAAACGAATCGGCCTTTTTCTCCGCTGCCGGTAATGCGCGCAGCAGCCTGATCCAATACCTGTTCCGCGAATATGCCCGGAGGACGGCGGGAGACGCGGATTTCATCCTGATGCACGGAAGTGAAACAGTCTGCAATACATCCGGGTACCAGCCGGATATTTTAATGTCCTACGGAGAAATCCGAACCCTCGGCGCCAGCTATGACGCTGTGGAATATACGACCGTGAAAGCGGGGAATGAAATTCTTTTCCTGACCAGACAGGCCTTTTCCTTTGCACGGGAGCCTTACACGGTTTATATGGTCTCCAACATAACGCAGGTTTATCGCGGTCTTCAAACATTCGTGCCCGGAGCGGTTTTGATCGGCGGGCTGACGGCTGCCGTTTGTGTGCCGCTCCTCGTCTTCCTGCTCAAGCGGGCGCTTTTCCCGCTCGAAATGTTGAAACAGCAGGCGGCGCAAATTGCGGGCGGCGTTTACAGCGAACGGGCCTGCCCGAGAGGTTCGGACGAAATTGCCGCCCTCGCGCAAAGTTTTAACGCCATGGCCGGAGCGGTGGAACGGAACATCAATTCGCTTGAATTAAAAGCGCAGCAGCAGGAAATGCTGCTTGCCGCCGTGGCCCATGAAATCAAAACGCCGATGACTTCCGTCATCGGCTATGCGGATACCCTGCAGCGAACAAGGCTCACGGAGGTACAGCAACAAAACGCTATTTCCAGAATCCATACAGAATGCCGCTATATGGAACGGCTGATCCAAAAGCTTGCGAAACTGATCGCAACCGATCACGCGGCCCTTTCCCTGCGGGAGGAAAGCACGGCCGTACTGCTGGACGAAGTCAGGAAAACCGTTGTTTCGGGCCAGGGGTTACAGGAAACGGAAATTTCCGTTTATTCGGACGGCGGGCTGCTTGCCATGGATCGCGACCTGATGACGGACCTGCTCCTAAACCTGATAGACAATTCACGCAAGGCCGGAAGCAGCCATATTTCCATTGTAGCGCAAAAAAACGATATCTTCGTCAGGGACGACGGGTGCGGTATTCCCGAGGAGAAACTCGCGCATGTGGCGCAGCCCTTTTACAAGGGCGATCCCTCCGCTTCACGCAAAAAAGGCGGACTCGGGCTTGGGCTTGCGCTGTGCCAGAAGATTGCGCGCCTGCACGGCGCGCTGCTTGCCATCGACAGCAGCCCCGGAACAGGGACAACCGTACATATCATTTTTACAAATTGA
- a CDS encoding response regulator transcription factor has translation MNKILVVEDDEAISSLICLNLSAAGYEVIPLCDGSEVPERLQTEQFDLALLDVMLPGIDGFSLFSCFAQHGIPVIYLTAVNDTESKVKGLLKAEDYIVKPFDILELMVRMEKVLRRTGRFPHVFRAGDVEIDEQRHSVKKDGRSVSLKPLEFDLLLTLAKNKNIAMSRDALLLSVWGIDFMGETRTVDVHIAQLRKKLGISIATIPKVGYRLED, from the coding sequence ATGAATAAGATCCTTGTCGTCGAAGACGATGAAGCAATTTCTTCGCTGATTTGCCTGAACCTGAGCGCAGCGGGTTATGAAGTAATCCCCCTATGCGATGGAAGCGAGGTGCCGGAACGGCTCCAAACGGAACAATTTGACTTGGCGCTGCTGGATGTGATGCTGCCCGGAATAGACGGCTTTTCCCTTTTTTCCTGCTTTGCGCAGCATGGTATTCCCGTAATCTACCTGACTGCCGTAAACGACACGGAATCCAAGGTTAAGGGGCTCCTTAAAGCCGAGGATTATATCGTCAAGCCCTTCGATATCTTGGAGCTGATGGTGCGTATGGAAAAGGTCCTGCGGCGAACGGGCCGTTTTCCTCATGTGTTCCGCGCGGGCGATGTGGAAATTGACGAACAGCGCCACAGCGTAAAAAAGGACGGCCGGTCCGTTTCCCTAAAGCCGCTGGAATTTGATCTTCTGCTGACTCTTGCCAAAAACAAAAATATCGCTATGTCCCGCGATGCGCTACTCTTGAGCGTATGGGGTATCGATTTTATGGGCGAAACGCGCACGGTGGACGTACACATCGCGCAGCTGCGCAAGAAGCTCGGCATTTCCATTGCAACTATTCCAAAAGTAGGCTATCGTCTGGAGGACTGA